Proteins found in one Pseudorasbora parva isolate DD20220531a chromosome 11, ASM2467924v1, whole genome shotgun sequence genomic segment:
- the mchr2b gene encoding melanin concentrating hormone receptor 2b — protein MNTSDILCDSAFANSSNFSCVNRTAQPYSIIDIASFMHIFPTIYGILCSVGVLANSLVIYAVASCKKKMVSDIYVLNLAIADLLFLLVMPFNIHQLVRDRQWVFGHFMCKAVVVVDVSNQFTTVGIVTVLCIDRYIAIVHPTSEKRTIQWTIIINILVWVGSFLLSIPVMIYAKVISKKNMDMCMINLDGPQDMYWYTLYQSMLGFIVPLIIISTFYTLTLYHVFRSIRRVKRKQSVWAKRATKTVLMVIGLFLVCWSPYHVIQVINLSIQQPTTAFVYAYNISICLSYSHSCINPLMLLIFAQNYRDRLCHRKELRSQISSSKTTVKTDGGSSVSPDTSHRCTVI, from the exons ATGAACACCTCGGATATTTTATGCGATTCCGCGTTTGCAAATTCGTCCAACTTTTCGTGTGTTAACCGAACCGCTCAGCCATACAGCATCATTGACATCGCGTCTTTCATGCACATATTCCCCACCATCTACGGCATCCTGTGTTCAGTTGGAGTTCTGGCCAACAGTTTGGTCATCTATGCTGTAGCATCATGCAAGAAGAAGATGGTCTCTGATATTTACGTACTGAATCTGGCCATCGCAGACCTGCTGTTCTTGTTGGTGATGCCCTTCAACATCCATCAGCTGGTCAGGGACAGACAGTGGGTCTTTGGGCACTTCATGTGCAAAGCTGTGGTGGTGGTGGACGTCAGTAACCAGTTTACCACAGTGGGGATAGTGACTGTGCTCTGCATTGACAG ataCATTGCAATCGTGCATCCTACATCTGAAAAGAGAACCATTCAGTGgaccatcatcatcaacattTTGGTGTGGGTGGGCAGTTTCCTTCTGAGCATCCCCGTCATGATATACGCCAAAGTCATCTCCAAAAAGAACATGGACATGTGTATGATTAACCTGGATGGGCCGCAAGATATGTACTGGTACACACTCTACCAGTCCATGCTGGGTTTCATCGTCCCCCTGATTATAATAAGTACATTTTACACACTCACGTTGTACCACGTGTTCCGTTCCATCCGGCGGGTCAAGCGCAAGCAGTCGGTGTGGGCCAAACGAGCCACTAAGACAGTACTGATGGTGATCGGCTTGTTTCTGGTGTGCTGGTCTCCCTACCACGTCATCCAGGTGATCAACCTCAGCATCCAGCAGCCCACCACCGCCTTTGTGTACGCGTACAACATCAGCATCTGCTTAAGTTACTCTCACAGCTGCATCAACCCCCTCATGCTACTGATATTCGCCCAGAACTACCGCGATCGCCTCTGCCACCGCAAAGAGCTACGGTCCCAGATCAGCTCGTCCAAGACCACCGTCAAAACCGACGGAGGGTCTAGCGTCAGCCCGGACACCAGTCACCGCTGCACTGTCATCTAA